The following is a genomic window from Perognathus longimembris pacificus isolate PPM17 chromosome 20, ASM2315922v1, whole genome shotgun sequence.
ATTGCCTGCATTGCCAGGATGGACCAGAAATTGATGTAATTCAGATAGGAGAAGAATCCTGGGAGAGCAAAaggggagacagatagacagacaacaGACAGTTCACTAGCCCTATCCCATGTGCCCTAAACTGTCTTAACTCCATGACTTATCCTCTAACTTGTCCCTGATCATGCCCCTAAACCCAAACCTGACTCCACCCCCTACCCTCTTTCTAACTCCTAGCCTATCCTTTTATCCAGCCTCATATATGTTCCCACCCCTGTCTCCCATGTCAGTCTCATCCTATCTAGCCCTGGGTTTCCCTACTTCCCCATACAATACCTATCTCTATTCCTGAACCATACCCAGCCCTCCCCCAATCCAGCACAGACCGGTGATGAGGAAGAGAAAGACGCCTGTCCAAGCCAGGTAGAAGCTGATCCCCAGACGGTAGGTCATTCCTTCCTGCAGATAGTTATTGGCCTGTAGTAGGTAGAACAGGACAGCCAGGACGATGCTGGTCCCTGTGTGAGCACAGAGATGAAAGCACAGAAGAGGCCAAGAATGGGGTGTATAAGAACCCTCACTCAGAGTTGTGTGCCTCCCCACCCCTTGCTCATTTCTCTAGTTTATTAACTCcccctgctttgtttttcttgaggTACATCTCACATGGTAGAAAACTTTGCCACCACTCCCCCCCATCCTACAGAAGAGAAAACTGGCTCAGAGAGATGAAGTAGCTTGACCCAAATCACCAGTGCAATGGTGATTACTGTAGAGGGACGGGATTGGGGGTGAGGTTGGCTATGGGGCCCAGGTTGGGAGCTGAAGCTATTCTGGGGATGGCCTGATGGAACATGCTGCTGTTTTATGGCTGGGAAAGAGCCCTGAGTTGGGAATAGGTTGTAATGAATTTGACAGCAAGGTCTATAAGGTGACAGGGATGGAGATGGACTCTCAGATTGGCCAGGTTGGAAACAAGTGGAGAAGAACAAGTTGGTTCCCAGGGCCAGGATCTTGGCACTGCACCTGACATGATGCTGCAGATGAAGAGGGAAAAATCTAGCATGGGCAGGTTGGAGCTGGTGAAGAAGCTGGTGCTGACGAGGCCCACAAACAGACAGAAGCAGGTGATGCTGGAGATGACCAGGAAGGCCCAGGCAAGGTCCAGCAGGTCTGAGGGAGGAAGAGATCAAGAATACCAAGGCTGTCTTTAGGGCTTTAGGCATGGGGGAGTGGGTCACacctcccactccctccccccaccatgaaaATGTTCTcctttaagaaaatggaaactgaCATATGCAACCTGCCAGGTAAGGATCGCCCTAGAGCTGGGATGGCCAAcccagggaagaagggagaaaccAGTCCATGCCAGGGCAGGCCTTACAAGCATTCTGGTCATATTCATGCAGGCAGGAGATGTCTGGACATCGCACAAAGAGGATGGTGTCTATGGGGATGGTTGGGGGTCTCGAGGGGCCCCCAGGGGGCATCAGTGGCACCTGGAAGTGGACCCAGGGCTGGCCCAGTGAGATGAGACCGAGGATCACCATGCCAGCCAGGGTCAGCGCCAGGCTCAGATGGCGGCTGATCTTCCTGGCCTCGTGAAGCAGCCGCCAGCCTATGGGCAGCAGCGACTGACGACTGTACTTTCCCCGGTACCTGCACAGATCACATGCCAGCCACTGGCGTCAGCCCTGAcccacctgccctgcccagcTACCAGACAATCAGCTCTGAcccacctgccctgcccagccaggTCTGGTCTGTCTTGGTCTGTCCTCTCCAGGACATCACCTTACACCATGCCCTACCTACAATAGCCTTGATGTCCGGTTTCTATGCCAGCATCTGACACACAAGATATGTCGTCCTAGTCTCTGACTTTGTGCACacatgggtcctggggcttgaacttagggtctgggggctgtccctgagctttttttttttttttttttaaactcaaggttagtgctctaccacttgagccaaagctttcttttggctttttttttggtggttgttagataagagcctcgtggacttccctgctcagggctggcttggaactgtggacctcagcttcctgggtagctacgattaaaggcatgagccaccggcacgaGGCAAGTCCCTGACGTTTGACTGCTGTTCCTCCTGCAGTCCTAGAGCTCAGATCTTGACAGCCTGCCTGGGCACAGCCTCTTACCCACTGTACGTGGAGTATCTTGACAAGTACTGTGTGGTGCTGCCCAAGGCACCTTGGTCAAGTTGGTTACTGTAGACATCTTCTCTTGAGGTCCCCTCAGAGTCCAAGGCAAATGAATCAAGGCTTTTGACAATGGCCTGAGAGCTTGGGATTATTGCTGGGGGGATATCAACCTGGATTGGTTTGCTGATGACGCTGACCTTCTTAGGTTTTGGTGGTGCTTGGGTATTGGTTGGCTGGGAGGAAGACTCGGATTGGATACTGGTCTGGGGGTAAGTGCTTTGGAGACTTAGGTGATCCTGAAATACCGACGGTGCATCTCTGGCACTGACCCAGCGGTTGTAGGTGACTGGTGGTGTTTCTTGGATGCTGGCCCGGTGACTATAGGAAATTGGTGTCGCGACTTGGGTACTGGCCTGGTGTGGGAGGAGCCTTACTGAAGACTCCTCCTGGATGCTGACCCGGCGATGACTGGGGGCTGGTGGAGAATCCTGACTGAACTTGTGATAGCTGGAGACTGGTGAGGGCTCCTGGATGCTGACCCGGCGACGGTTGTGGGCTGGCGGAGAATCCTGGTGACTGACTCGTCGACTGAGGATACTTGGCAGGGGCTCCTGGATGCTGACCCGGCGATGGCTGTGGGATGATGAATGCTCTGGGTTGCTGGTTCGTTGGCTGAGGATGCTTGGCAGGGGCTCTTGGATGCTCACCCGGCGACTACGGGAGGAGGGTGAAGATTCTTGAGTGTGGTCCCCGGGGCCATAAATAGTTAGCAGAGAGACTGGGGTCTCAGCTTGTGTGGTGTTGGGAGGGGCTGGCTGAGGGCCCTGGGGGTCCGATGGGGTTTTCTGGGACATGGGGAAGgtctgggcaggggcagggctctGGTGGATTCAGCTAGCCAGCcgtctcagtttttctttctggGCATTGCCATGGCCACTGGGAAGCCTGCAGGTTTCTCTCCAGGGTTCAGGCTCCATCTGTTAGCATTCCCTTTCTCTGCCTTGGTGTGCGTTTCCTGGTTTCTCCTGCTGTCCACAGGCAGGGCTCAGGGATTCAATCTGGCCTGCAGCTGGGGGCAGGGTAGGTTCTATGGCAGTTAGAGGGGTTCCAAGGGGGGTGGGACGTTGGCCATGGCCTCACGCTCCACGCTGGCCTTTTGTGAGTGACCTgagggttggggttgggctggTGGGGGGACACAGTGTAGGGTCTGGTCCATGGAGGGGGGTAGTATTGGGCGACCCAGGGGCCAGGCCAGGCTGTGGGCAGGCCTAGGCAGCACTGAATTGGAGCTGGGCCCACCAGCCCATCTGAAATGAATTCCACCTGTTTCtagagagcctgagatctgaaactCCACCTCTTTCTTCCTACTGGCAtctccctccacttcctcctgcttTTTCTGACTCCTTTTACTCCTTTTAGTCCTTCAGTTCAttgtctctcctcctccccctttttttccccttcatctgTTTTTGTCCTCTTTCACTGCCTTTGGGGTCTCAGAGAAGACAGCGCCCTCAGTTTTATGTTACAAAAGACTGGCAGAGACATTAACTATGAGTCTGTGATGGGCTGGAGTGTGTAGGGGAGCAGCTGGCATCTGCTACCGGCTGCCTGCCTGGGAGCTGGGTGGGGATCTGGGAGCCAGGCTGGGCTCCTAGAAAAGATGGGGAAGCAGTGATGTTGGGCTGGAACCCTTCTAGGCGGGTAGGAGGGAGCTGGGCCAAAGAAGGCGATTAGTGTCTGAGGCAGAGAGAGCAGCCACTTGAGGGGTGGGGGCGAGGCCTTGAGTAGGGGGAAAGCCCTTGGGAGTGAGGGAACCCTTGGGAAGTTGGGGGTTTGGAGATGAGAGAGCAAATAGGAGGCAGCATGAGAGATGGCGGTGGCAAGGTTGAAAGGGTCTTGGGTACTTGGGGGATGAGGGGTGCACTGTCTGTTCCTTCTTTGCACTCTGTGGATCCCATGGTTTTATGGCTACAGAAAAGGGGATGGTATTGAGAGCAGAGATGGGAAATACGTACTGGAGAACAGGGGTGGAGGTACAAAGCGAGTCCCTTTGAGCTTTGTGTGGGGCCCACTTTTGGAAGGAGGTAGGGAATGCAGTAGGaatggttgggggtggggaaatgGTAATGAGAGTAAAGGTATAGACAGTGATGGAGATGGAataaaacagggaagaacaatctgctcccccccccaaaaaaaaacaacaaaaacacacaacCCCACAACTCTGTGATTTCCCAGCGGAACAAGTGGAGTACCTCATTTCCTGGGAGGAGGACCGGAAGTTCATCCTTCGAGGCTGGTGCTTCATCTTCATCATCCTGGCCACCCTGTTGATGTTCAGTGTGGGGGATGGGCGGATGGCCTACCTGCAGGGACCCTACACTGGCTACCTGGGCTTCTGGACTAACTGCAGGAGGCACAAGTGTGCCAGCGTGGGTCAAGTCACAGGTCAGTGTCACCCCTGTCCCCGCATAGGCTGTGGGCCCCTCCTAGGATGGAGGTCTTCCAGTAGTGTCTCTGCTAGGAGAAGGTCTTTCTCGGAAGATGACGTGGGGTGACTTTTTTGAGTGAGAGTAAAGTTACTTTGGAGCTTCTAGGGGGTGACTGGCGATGTAAGCCCGGGTGATCTTGAGTGTGACTGTGGCTAGACATTGGGAGTGGGAGTGTCTGAGGGGCTGCTTATAGTGGCAGTGGGCATGATTTGGGGGCATGGCCTTGACTGTCTGCTGGGGCTGACCACAGTATGTGTTGCCACTCCCCTAGTTCTCATTCACATGAGCAAGGGCTTCATGCTGCTAGCTCTGGGCCTGTGCTTCTTGCTCCTCCCCGTCGTCATCTTCTCCTTCCGTCCAGTTTTTCGCCGTCTGATCAAGATCGACTTTGTTTTCAGCTCCCTGAGCATTAGCATTGGTAAGTTTGGCTTGGGAGGGGGGCACCTAAGGGAAGGTCCTGCCCCCTCCCAGAACCTCTTTCTGTGTTGAGGTGTGGCTGAACTTACTGCTCTGCAAAGGCctcttgtgttctctctctctgcctctgtgggcATCTCCTGTTCTTCTTGCTTAGACTCTGTTGTGTGATGTCTCTCTCCTAGtggttgtttctcttttccttcttttctctcccaatgtctgttgtgtgtgtgcgtgcttgcaTATGGCTGTGTATCTGCTTGTCACAGAGGGTGGGAGAGGATGTCTctgtcccccttctcctcctaggAGAATTAGGGTCACTGTCCAGCCTCCTGTCTGTCTCTGGCCCCAccccagtgcagggctcctgatTCTCCTCAGTCTGACGCTCTTTGTGGTCAACTGCCAGAGCCTGAACCCTAGGCCACGGGTATCCTACCTGGTGACCTTCTACCTGTGCTTGTGCGCCAGTGGCTTGATGCTGTGGGCCGGTGAGGGccaggcctgggaaggaagggcgGGGCCTTGGtcggggcagagggcagagcccAGGGGACGGGCAGGGCCTAGGTTGGGGCTGGGAGTCAGCACCCATGCGAACCTCTTCCCCAGGAGGCCTGTCCTACCTTAACCAAGTGGGCATGTGGAGCCAGAGGATGCCGGCCATGGATCGGAGAATGAGCTATCGCCGCTGGGCCTTTCAGCAGGGTGCCCTGGGGCGCCTCTCCCAGCAGCAAGTTTCAGACCCTGAGCAGATAGAGGACAGTTCATTCTCCGAACAGGGCGACACTCAAGACTCTACGAAGAACTCCTCAGAGTCTCAGAACACTAACCTATAACTGCGGCCAGATGCCAGCCTGCCCCCTCCAGTGTGGCCACGCATGCCCCACCCTCTCCGGAGGCCCGGAGAACAGGCCGCACCCTCTAAAGACCCACGGCCAACTTCGCCACTAGCTTTCGCACATCCCCACCCTGGCTCTTGGCCATCTTGTCTCCGTCCACTGGGCCCTCACCGTGTTACCACTCCGGAGGTCTGACAGCCTGGCCAGTGTGGATGGTTGTGGTCAGGTCCCCATGCTAGCTATGGTAGGACACAGGCCCctcccctgacccccaccccccaggccccaGCTCATGCCCATGTCTGCCCTTGGTGTCAGTCCTGTGAGTCCACACCCACATGCATAGCCAGGCCACGCCCGCTACTAGCATTCAGACCACGCCTCACCTGTAGCAGACCCTTCCCACATTCAAAACTCAAACCACGCCCACACACCTAGCCCTGCCTACCCCCCCTCCCATCTATTCCCCTGTCCCTGGCATTCCGCCAGGCTGGGCCAGGGAGCAGGCCCTTCCCCGGGGGCGTGGCTTTCAGTCAGCCCTCAGCTTCAGCCTCCTGTGCTACCACTGGGCCTGTGCCCTGCAGCTCCTCCATGCCATCCACCGCTGCCTCTGTCCCTGCCCCACCATGCCCCTGCTCTCAGGGGAGGTTGGCCCAATGCCTCCAGACTTGCCAGGTGTCCCGGACTGGCCTTGTGGGTCCCAGCCTCTGTAGGCCCCTTGGTCGTCCGCATTGACCACAGCCTCGTGCCCTTCCCCACCTGCCTGCCCTTGGCCAGGGCACACTGGGATCCAGGCTGATGGTTCCTGGGGGGCTGGAAGCCAGATAAAGACAGGAGACACTGGTGTGATGCGTATTTGGCTTTACTGGgagtggggagaaggaagggttCAGGAGTTGTTGGCTATAGTGTCCGCTATCCATTGCTTATACTTGAAAATGTCAACGAAGACGCCAGGCTTATTAGGGGCTCCACATGGGATGTGGCCCCAGGAGGTGATGCCTTGCAGCTCCCCATCACAGATCAGCGGGCCTCCGGAGTCTCCCTGGGAACAGTAAACAGAAAGACAGTGAGAAAGGTCTGTGGACCAAGCTGGGTGCAGGTCTCTGGGCCGGGGTGGAGGGTGGctggtgggggtgaggggaagcCCTAAGGGAAGGTGACAGGGACCAGAGAAGCTGGGCAGACCTTCCCTTCTGGCtcatcccccagccccccctcaggaAGCTTTCTGG
Proteins encoded in this region:
- the LOC125368106 gene encoding uncharacterized protein LOC125368106 translates to MSQKTPSDPQGPQPAPPNTTQAETPVSLLTIYGPGDHTQESSPSSRSRRVSIQEPLPSILSQRTSNPEHSSSHSHRRVSIQEPLPSILSRRVSHQDSPPAHNRRRVSIQEPSPVSSYHKFSQDSPPAPSHRRVSIQEESSVRLLPHQASTQVATPISYSHRASIQETPPVTYNRWVSARDAPSVFQDHLSLQSTYPQTSIQSESSSQPTNTQAPPKPKKVSVISKPIQVDIPPAIIPSSQAIVKSLDSFALDSEGTSREDVYSNQLDQGALGSTTQYLSRYSTYSGYRGKYSRQSLLPIGWRLLHEARKISRHLSLALTLAGMVILGLISLGQPWVHFQVPLMPPGGPSRPPTIPIDTILFVRCPDISCLHEYDQNAYLLDLAWAFLVISSITCFCLFVGLVSTSFFTSSNLPMLDFSLFICSIMSGTSIVLAVLFYLLQANNYLQEGMTYRLGISFYLAWTGVFLFLITGFFSYLNYINFWSILAMQAIWA